The following coding sequences lie in one Paracidovorax avenae genomic window:
- the rpoC gene encoding DNA-directed RNA polymerase subunit beta' produces the protein MKSLLDLFKQFTPDEHFDAIRIGMASPEKIRSWSFGEVKKPETINYRTFKPERDGLFCAKIFGPIKDYECLCGKYKRLKHRGVICEKCGVEVTQTKVRRERMGHIDLAAPCAHIWFLKSLPSRLGLVLDMTLRDIERVLYFEAYVVTDPGMTPLKKFGIMSEDDHDAKRKEYGDEFIAKMGAEGIKDLLEGIDIDLEIEKLRGDLTGSEVKVKKNAKRLKVLEAFKKSGIKPEWMVLDVLPVLPPDLRPLVPLDGGRFATSDLNDLYRRVINRNSRLRRLLELKAPEIIARNEKRMLQEAVDSLLDNGRRGKAMTGANKRALKSLADMIKGKSGRFRQNLLGKRVDYSGRSVITVGPTLKLHQCGLPKLMALELFKPFIFSRLEQMGIATTIKAAKKEVESGTPVVWDILEEVIKEHPVMLNRAPTLHRLGIQAFEPILIEGKAIQLHPLVCAAFNADFDGDQMAVHVPLSVEAQMEARTLMLASNNVLFPASGEPSIVPSQDVVLGLYHATRDKINGKGEGLVFADTGEVQRALDAGQAELHARISVRLTEWTKDKATGEFVPSTSLVDTTVGRALLSEILPKGLPFSNINKALKKKEISKLINVSFRKCGLKETVVFADKLLQNGFRLATRAGFSVAIDDMLVPPQKTEILARAEAEVKEIEQQYVSGLVTAGERYNKVVDIWGKAGDDVSKVMMDQLKVEKTTDRHGKEVNQESFNAIYMMADSGARGSAAQIRQLAGMRGLMAKPDGSIIETPITANFREGLNVLQYFISTHGARKGLADTALKTANSGYLTRRLVDVTQDLVVTEEDCGTSNGSVMRAIVEGGEVIESLRERVLGRSTAEEVLHPETRAVLVPAGQMLDEDTLEELEAAGVDEVKVRTALTCETRYGLCAKCYGRDLGRGGLINLGEAVGVIAAQSIGEPGTQLTMRTFHIGGAASRAAIASSVEAKSNGVIGFNATMRYVTNSKGELVVIARSGEVIIQDEHGRERERHKVPYGATLTVKADQQVKAGTILANWDPLTRPIITEFAGQVKFENIEEGLTVAKQVDDVTGLSTLVVIDPKRRGSAKVVRPQVKLVDANGAEVKIPGTDHSVTIGFQVGALIQVRDGQDVGPGEVLARIPVEGQKTRDITGGLPRVAELFEARSPKDKGMLAEITGTVSFGKETKGKVRLQITDPDGKVWDELVPKEKNVLVHEGQVVNKGELIVDGPADPQDILRLLGIEELSRYIVDEVQDVYRLQGVKINDKHIEVIVRQMLRRVVVENPGESGYIAGEQVERSEILNTNEQLQSEDKIPATYSNVLLGITKASLSTDSFISAASFQETTRVLTEAAIMGKRDELRGLKENVIVGRLIPAGTGLAYHQARKAKEAMDDAERRAIAEAEAAEMATTAPDEAPEVEGSGVESGAAE, from the coding sequence TCCTGGTCCTTCGGCGAGGTGAAGAAGCCCGAGACGATCAACTACCGCACGTTCAAGCCCGAGCGCGACGGCCTGTTCTGCGCCAAGATCTTCGGCCCGATCAAGGACTACGAGTGCCTGTGCGGCAAGTACAAGCGCCTGAAGCACCGCGGCGTGATCTGCGAGAAGTGCGGCGTGGAAGTTACCCAGACCAAGGTGCGCCGCGAGCGCATGGGCCACATCGACCTGGCCGCGCCCTGCGCGCACATCTGGTTCCTGAAGTCGCTGCCGTCGCGCCTGGGCCTGGTGCTCGACATGACGCTGCGCGACATCGAGCGCGTGCTGTACTTTGAAGCCTACGTGGTGACCGACCCCGGCATGACCCCGCTGAAGAAGTTCGGCATCATGTCCGAGGACGACCATGACGCGAAGCGCAAGGAATACGGCGACGAGTTCATCGCCAAGATGGGCGCGGAAGGCATCAAGGACCTGCTCGAAGGCATCGACATCGATCTGGAGATCGAGAAGCTGCGCGGCGACCTGACCGGCTCCGAAGTCAAGGTCAAGAAGAACGCCAAGCGTCTGAAGGTGCTGGAAGCGTTCAAGAAGTCGGGCATCAAGCCCGAGTGGATGGTGCTGGACGTGCTGCCCGTGCTGCCGCCGGACCTGCGTCCGCTGGTGCCGCTGGACGGCGGCCGCTTCGCGACCTCCGACCTGAACGACCTGTACCGCCGCGTCATCAACCGCAACTCGCGCCTGCGCCGCCTGCTGGAGCTGAAGGCTCCGGAGATCATCGCGCGCAACGAGAAGCGGATGCTGCAGGAAGCCGTCGATTCGCTGCTGGACAACGGCCGCCGCGGCAAGGCGATGACGGGCGCGAACAAGCGCGCGCTGAAGTCGCTGGCCGACATGATCAAGGGCAAGTCCGGCCGGTTCCGCCAGAACCTGCTGGGCAAGCGGGTGGACTACTCCGGCCGTTCCGTGATCACCGTGGGCCCGACGCTCAAGCTGCACCAGTGCGGCCTGCCGAAGCTGATGGCCCTGGAACTGTTCAAGCCCTTCATCTTCTCGCGCCTCGAGCAGATGGGCATCGCCACGACCATCAAGGCCGCGAAGAAGGAAGTCGAATCCGGCACGCCGGTGGTCTGGGACATCCTGGAAGAGGTCATCAAGGAGCACCCGGTCATGCTGAACCGTGCTCCGACGCTGCACCGCCTGGGCATCCAGGCCTTCGAGCCGATCCTGATCGAAGGCAAGGCCATCCAGCTGCACCCGCTCGTCTGCGCGGCTTTCAACGCCGACTTCGACGGTGACCAGATGGCCGTCCACGTGCCGCTGTCGGTGGAAGCGCAGATGGAAGCCCGCACGCTGATGCTGGCCTCCAACAACGTGCTGTTCCCCGCCTCCGGCGAGCCGTCCATCGTCCCGTCGCAAGACGTGGTGCTGGGCCTCTACCACGCGACCCGCGACAAGATCAACGGCAAGGGAGAAGGCCTGGTGTTCGCCGACACCGGCGAAGTCCAGCGCGCGCTGGATGCCGGCCAGGCCGAACTGCACGCCCGTATCAGCGTGCGCCTGACCGAGTGGACCAAGGACAAGGCGACGGGCGAGTTCGTGCCCTCGACCTCGCTGGTCGACACGACCGTGGGTCGCGCGCTGCTGTCGGAGATCCTGCCCAAGGGCCTGCCCTTCAGCAACATCAACAAGGCGCTGAAGAAGAAGGAAATCTCCAAGCTCATCAACGTGAGCTTCCGCAAGTGCGGCCTGAAGGAAACCGTGGTGTTCGCGGACAAGCTGCTGCAGAACGGCTTCCGCCTGGCTACGCGCGCCGGCTTCTCCGTGGCGATCGACGACATGCTCGTGCCGCCGCAGAAGACGGAGATCCTCGCCCGCGCCGAAGCCGAGGTGAAGGAGATCGAGCAGCAGTACGTCTCCGGTCTCGTGACCGCCGGCGAGCGCTACAACAAGGTGGTGGACATCTGGGGCAAGGCCGGCGACGACGTGTCCAAGGTGATGATGGACCAGCTCAAGGTCGAGAAGACCACCGACCGCCACGGCAAGGAAGTGAACCAGGAGTCCTTCAACGCCATCTACATGATGGCCGACTCGGGCGCCCGGGGTTCCGCCGCGCAGATCCGCCAGCTGGCCGGCATGCGCGGCCTGATGGCCAAGCCGGACGGCTCCATCATCGAGACCCCCATCACGGCGAACTTCCGTGAAGGTCTGAACGTGCTGCAGTACTTCATCTCCACCCACGGTGCCCGGAAGGGCCTGGCGGATACGGCGCTGAAGACCGCGAACTCCGGCTACCTCACCCGCCGCCTGGTGGACGTGACGCAGGATCTCGTGGTGACCGAAGAGGACTGCGGCACGAGCAACGGCTCGGTGATGCGCGCCATCGTCGAAGGCGGTGAAGTGATCGAGTCGCTGCGCGAGCGCGTGCTCGGCCGCTCCACGGCCGAAGAGGTGCTGCACCCCGAAACCCGCGCCGTGCTGGTGCCGGCCGGCCAGATGCTGGACGAGGACACCCTCGAGGAGCTGGAAGCCGCCGGCGTGGACGAAGTGAAGGTGCGCACCGCGCTGACCTGCGAGACGCGCTACGGCCTCTGCGCCAAGTGCTATGGCCGCGACCTGGGCCGTGGCGGCCTGATCAACCTCGGCGAAGCCGTGGGCGTGATCGCTGCCCAGTCCATCGGCGAACCCGGCACGCAGCTGACGATGCGTACGTTCCACATCGGTGGTGCCGCTTCGCGTGCCGCCATCGCGTCGAGCGTGGAAGCCAAGTCCAACGGCGTGATCGGCTTCAATGCCACGATGCGCTACGTGACCAACAGCAAGGGCGAGCTGGTGGTGATCGCGCGTTCGGGCGAGGTCATCATCCAGGACGAGCACGGCCGCGAGCGCGAGCGCCACAAGGTGCCGTACGGCGCGACGCTGACGGTGAAGGCCGACCAGCAGGTCAAGGCCGGCACGATCCTGGCCAACTGGGATCCGCTGACGCGACCGATCATCACGGAATTCGCCGGCCAGGTGAAGTTCGAGAACATCGAGGAAGGCCTCACCGTCGCCAAGCAGGTGGACGATGTGACCGGCCTGTCCACGCTGGTCGTGATCGATCCGAAGCGCCGCGGCTCCGCCAAGGTGGTGCGCCCGCAGGTGAAGCTGGTCGATGCGAACGGCGCCGAGGTGAAGATCCCCGGCACCGACCACTCGGTGACGATCGGCTTCCAGGTCGGCGCGCTGATCCAGGTGCGCGACGGCCAGGACGTGGGCCCCGGCGAGGTGCTGGCGCGTATTCCGGTCGAAGGCCAGAAGACCCGCGACATTACCGGGGGTCTGCCGCGCGTGGCCGAGCTGTTCGAAGCCCGTTCGCCCAAGGACAAGGGCATGCTGGCCGAGATCACCGGCACGGTGTCCTTCGGCAAGGAAACCAAGGGCAAGGTGCGCCTGCAGATCACCGATCCGGACGGCAAGGTCTGGGACGAACTGGTGCCCAAGGAAAAGAACGTGCTGGTCCACGAAGGCCAGGTGGTGAACAAGGGCGAGCTGATCGTCGATGGCCCGGCCGATCCGCAGGACATCCTGCGCCTGCTGGGCATCGAGGAGCTGTCGCGCTACATCGTCGATGAAGTGCAGGACGTCTATCGCCTGCAGGGTGTGAAGATCAACGACAAGCACATCGAGGTGATCGTTCGCCAGATGCTGCGCCGCGTCGTGGTCGAGAACCCGGGCGAGTCCGGCTACATCGCCGGCGAGCAGGTCGAGCGTTCGGAGATCCTCAACACCAACGAACAGCTGCAGTCCGAGGACAAGATCCCCGCGACCTACAGCAACGTGCTGCTGGGTATCACGAAGGCTTCGCTGTCCACCGATTCGTTCATCTCGGCCGCTTCCTTCCAGGAAACGACCCGCGTGCTCACCGAGGCTGCCATCATGGGCAAGCGCGACGAGCTGCGTGGCCTGAAGGAGAACGTGATCGTGGGCCGCCTGATCCCGGCGGGTACCGGCCTGGCCTACCACCAGGCACGCAAGGCCAAGGAAGCCATGGACGACGCCGAGCGCCGCGCCATCGCCGAGGCCGAGGCTGCCGAGATGGCCACCACGGCCCCTGACGAAGCTCCGGAAGTCGAAGGCTCCGGCGTGGAAAGCGGCGCGGCCGAGTAA